A genomic window from Haladaptatus caseinilyticus includes:
- the pdxS gene encoding pyridoxal 5'-phosphate synthase lyase subunit PdxS — translation MAEPTDIEELKRGTELVKRGFARMQKGGVIMDVVNPEQARIAEDAGAVAVMSLEAVPADIRKRGGVARMADPADVEEIIDEVSIPVMGKARIGHSVEAQILESIGVDMIDESEVLTPADDAYHIDKREFTAPFVCGARNLGEALRRINEGAAMIRTKGEAGTGDVNQAVHHQRTIKGAIRELQGKTHEEREMLARELEAPAELVHETAEAGRLPVVNFAAGGIATPADAALMMHHGCDGIFVGSGIFGAENPRVMANAIVEATNNWDDPERLGEISKDIGAGMKGEANVDLPEEEKLQGRGN, via the coding sequence ATGGCAGAGCCGACCGACATCGAGGAACTGAAGCGTGGAACGGAACTCGTCAAGCGCGGGTTCGCGCGGATGCAAAAAGGCGGCGTCATCATGGACGTCGTCAATCCGGAACAGGCACGAATCGCGGAGGACGCGGGCGCGGTCGCGGTCATGTCGCTCGAAGCGGTTCCGGCGGACATCCGGAAACGCGGCGGCGTGGCGCGAATGGCGGACCCCGCCGACGTAGAGGAGATCATCGACGAGGTGTCCATCCCGGTCATGGGCAAGGCACGTATCGGCCACTCGGTCGAAGCCCAGATTCTGGAGTCCATCGGCGTGGACATGATCGACGAATCCGAAGTGCTCACCCCCGCGGATGATGCCTATCACATCGACAAGCGCGAGTTCACCGCCCCGTTCGTTTGCGGTGCACGGAACCTCGGCGAAGCACTCCGCCGAATCAACGAGGGCGCGGCGATGATCCGAACCAAAGGCGAGGCAGGTACGGGCGACGTGAACCAGGCCGTTCATCACCAGCGGACCATCAAAGGAGCCATTCGGGAACTGCAGGGTAAGACTCACGAGGAACGCGAGATGCTCGCCCGAGAGCTCGAAGCACCAGCCGAACTCGTCCACGAAACGGCCGAAGCAGGGCGGCTTCCCGTCGTGAACTTCGCGGCAGGTGGCATCGCGACACCCGCCGACGCCGCGCTCATGATGCACCACGGCTGTGACGGTATTTTCGTTGGATCAGGTATCTTCGGGGCGGAGAACCCACGGGTCATGGCCAACGCGATCGTCGAAGCGACGAACAACTGGGACGACCCCGAACGTCTCGGCGAAATCAGCAAGGACATCGGGGCAGGCATGAAAGGCGAGGCCAACGTGGATCTACCCGAAGAGGAGAAACTCCAAGGCCGCGGGAACTAG
- a CDS encoding DUF5802 family protein, translating to MFESFSSGYYLGRLYVEPHRADHAVMSRDDHERVNQALYASGDGVERLDWPLVMKIDQQHFSVHAEEGVPDRTLVVPDDLLENTRIRNPPELKEVLLAKANRVEQLMQFQPHDHGFGNGGAV from the coding sequence ATGTTCGAGTCGTTTTCCAGCGGCTACTACCTCGGGCGACTGTACGTCGAACCACATCGGGCGGACCACGCCGTCATGTCCCGAGATGACCACGAGCGCGTCAACCAAGCACTCTACGCGAGCGGCGACGGCGTCGAGCGACTCGACTGGCCACTGGTGATGAAGATCGACCAGCAACACTTCTCCGTGCACGCAGAGGAGGGTGTGCCGGACCGAACCCTCGTCGTCCCCGACGACCTACTCGAAAACACTCGGATTCGCAACCCACCCGAGCTAAAAGAGGTACTGTTAGCGAAGGCCAACCGGGTCGAACAGCTCATGCAGTTTCAGCCGCACGATCATGGGTTCGGAAACGGTGGTGCCGTGTAA
- a CDS encoding DUF1405 domain-containing protein, whose translation MEIPDRYARYYLENTPSLVWLLVVNSLAILVGIRFYVETMPEVPTFLWPLYVDSPMALALVTASFLTLLPNLGNRLSNAPQNLPLAYLHTFAFVWLVKFGIWTFVALNLGFSAYFGPPWNPNAVWDYWGIVITHLAFVVEAFLIPHYGRTTRGALVAALGVALASDVLDYGFGFHPPLRYEPGVLLPLATVVLSVVSVLAADRAFERLE comes from the coding sequence ATGGAGATTCCCGACCGGTACGCCCGCTACTATCTCGAAAATACGCCAAGCTTAGTGTGGTTGCTGGTCGTGAACTCGCTGGCAATTCTCGTTGGGATTCGGTTTTACGTCGAGACGATGCCCGAGGTACCGACGTTTCTCTGGCCACTGTACGTCGATTCACCGATGGCACTGGCCCTCGTCACTGCCTCGTTTCTGACGCTGTTACCCAATCTCGGCAATCGACTCTCCAACGCGCCGCAGAACCTCCCTCTTGCGTACCTTCACACCTTTGCGTTCGTCTGGCTTGTCAAGTTCGGCATCTGGACGTTCGTCGCACTCAACCTCGGATTTTCGGCGTATTTCGGTCCGCCATGGAACCCAAACGCGGTCTGGGATTACTGGGGAATCGTCATCACCCACCTCGCGTTCGTCGTCGAGGCGTTTCTCATCCCCCACTATGGGCGAACGACACGTGGGGCGTTGGTCGCGGCGCTCGGCGTCGCATTGGCAAGCGACGTTCTCGACTACGGGTTCGGGTTTCATCCACCACTTCGTTACGAACCCGGTGTCTTGCTCCCTCTTGCAACAGTTGTTCTTTCAGTGGTTTCCGTCCTCGCCGCAGACCGAGCATTCGAGCGGTTAGAGTGA
- a CDS encoding DUF7096 domain-containing protein, translating into MHAIRAVLLATLTVCGFAVALPTAAAPSSTEPANVSPNAFQTDQNTTSSNSTLGAEISSFMQVSTSQTKGTVDTGLWVARFNNTENRSARQSLVRHQVADLETELEDVRQRKQALVEARNNGEISTLRYQARMSEIVGEIRSLENAINETKPRAEKVGVGNRKLRNMSEQTKTVGGPEISEVARSLRSVSVPGENANNSTNTPGVGNGNGSNGSAIGTTPGNDNTSNGNIGVGNGNSSGGIGNGKNGNS; encoded by the coding sequence ATGCACGCCATTCGCGCCGTCCTGTTGGCGACGCTCACAGTGTGTGGGTTCGCCGTCGCTTTGCCGACCGCTGCCGCACCGTCGTCCACGGAACCAGCAAACGTCTCCCCGAACGCATTCCAAACCGATCAGAACACGACGAGTTCTAACAGCACACTCGGCGCTGAAATTTCGTCGTTCATGCAAGTCAGCACCTCACAAACAAAAGGCACGGTCGATACCGGCCTCTGGGTTGCCCGCTTCAACAACACCGAAAACAGGTCGGCGCGACAGTCCCTCGTCAGACACCAAGTCGCGGATTTGGAGACCGAACTGGAAGACGTGCGACAGCGCAAACAAGCCCTCGTCGAAGCACGAAACAACGGGGAAATCAGCACCCTACGGTATCAGGCACGAATGAGCGAAATCGTCGGTGAGATTCGTTCCCTCGAAAACGCAATCAACGAGACGAAACCGCGGGCGGAGAAGGTCGGGGTCGGAAACAGGAAACTCCGGAACATGAGTGAACAAACGAAAACCGTCGGCGGTCCCGAAATATCCGAGGTCGCTCGCTCGCTTCGTAGCGTGAGCGTCCCGGGCGAAAACGCGAACAACTCGACGAACACACCCGGAGTCGGCAACGGCAACGGTTCGAACGGGAGTGCAATCGGAACGACACCGGGAAACGATAACACCAGCAACGGAAACATCGGCGTCGGCAACGGGAACTCCTCGGGCGGCATCGGAAACGGAAAGAACGGCAACAGCTAA
- a CDS encoding ArsR/SmtB family transcription factor has translation MDSAVLLDILGNENRRRILRLLSHKPCYVTEISEYLGVSPKAVIDHLRKLEEAGLVESRTDNQRRKYFNISRNLRLEVDVSPYEFDMKSAYPASPNLDVSTCQYLSLNVQYGNTRSGDAESVSDAEAGEIASLAEELNCLEELKSELSLAQRWVHGRITDVLDQLSEEVDETGQNAIRSEILAALAAEAETVGEISKETNAPEHVVEGHLATMAERGIVERNDGHWTLSG, from the coding sequence ATGGACTCCGCAGTGCTGCTCGATATCCTCGGGAATGAAAATCGCAGGCGAATCTTGCGACTTCTCTCGCACAAACCCTGCTACGTCACAGAGATAAGCGAATATCTCGGCGTCAGCCCCAAGGCGGTCATCGATCACCTCCGAAAACTCGAAGAGGCGGGATTGGTCGAAAGCCGAACCGACAACCAGCGGCGCAAATATTTCAACATTTCACGGAACCTCCGACTCGAAGTCGACGTTTCTCCATACGAGTTCGATATGAAAAGTGCCTATCCGGCGAGTCCGAACCTCGACGTGAGCACGTGTCAGTATCTATCGCTGAACGTTCAGTACGGGAACACACGATCAGGCGATGCCGAATCGGTGAGTGACGCCGAAGCAGGTGAAATCGCCAGTCTCGCCGAAGAGCTCAACTGTCTGGAAGAGTTAAAGAGCGAACTCTCGCTCGCACAACGATGGGTTCACGGCCGGATCACGGACGTGCTAGACCAACTCAGCGAGGAAGTGGACGAAACGGGCCAAAACGCGATTCGATCCGAAATTCTGGCCGCGCTCGCGGCAGAGGCCGAAACGGTAGGGGAAATTAGCAAGGAAACCAACGCCCCCGAACACGTCGTCGAAGGACACCTCGCAACCATGGCCGAGCGGGGAATCGTCGAGCGAAACGACGGCCATTGGACGCTTTCCGGTTGA
- the gatD gene encoding Glu-tRNA(Gln) amidotransferase subunit GatD, translated as MNPGDRVRVERADQTFEGVLLPSSTASNLVVKLDGGYNVGIDRDDADVDVLESDVYDIEEGETGDSSIVEFDPELPTISLISTGGTIASTVDYRTGAVTARFDAKDVLRAVPDLAGRANYRGRVVANILSENMTPDVWQDLAQAVYEEIENGADGVVVMHGTDTMQFTAAALSFMLDTPVPIVFTGSQRSADRPSSDNVMNAVCAVEAAKSDCAEVLVCMHENESDDDCALHRGTRVRKNHTSRRDAFQTVGAKPLGAVDYEAEEVTFRREYDERGAQELTLRDDIESDVELLKFTPGMGVEALDLAEGKAGLVIEGTGLGHVHSDWADRVEELVESGTTVVMTSQCIEGRVCDRVYDTGRDLLDAGIVEGEDMLPGTAKVKLMWVLANSDDPVTTMQEPIAGEISERSVPWE; from the coding sequence ATGAATCCAGGGGACCGTGTCCGCGTCGAACGGGCAGACCAGACGTTCGAAGGGGTGCTTTTGCCCTCCTCGACGGCGAGCAACCTCGTCGTCAAACTCGACGGCGGTTACAACGTTGGAATCGACCGCGACGATGCCGACGTTGACGTGCTCGAATCGGACGTGTACGACATCGAAGAGGGAGAGACGGGCGACTCGTCCATCGTGGAGTTCGACCCGGAACTACCGACGATTTCGCTCATCAGTACGGGGGGAACCATCGCATCCACGGTGGACTACCGAACCGGTGCTGTGACTGCACGATTCGACGCGAAGGACGTCCTTCGGGCGGTGCCCGACCTCGCAGGGCGAGCGAACTACCGCGGTCGAGTCGTCGCCAACATCCTGTCGGAAAATATGACGCCCGACGTCTGGCAGGACTTGGCGCAGGCAGTATACGAAGAGATCGAGAACGGCGCGGACGGTGTCGTCGTCATGCACGGGACCGACACGATGCAGTTTACCGCCGCCGCCCTCTCGTTCATGCTCGACACGCCGGTTCCCATCGTCTTCACCGGAAGTCAGCGTTCCGCCGACCGACCATCCTCGGACAACGTGATGAACGCGGTTTGCGCCGTGGAAGCCGCAAAGTCCGACTGCGCGGAGGTGCTCGTCTGCATGCACGAAAACGAAAGCGACGACGATTGCGCACTTCACCGCGGAACCCGAGTGCGAAAGAACCACACGTCGCGCCGGGACGCATTCCAAACCGTCGGTGCGAAACCACTCGGAGCAGTGGATTACGAGGCCGAAGAAGTCACGTTCCGACGCGAGTACGACGAGCGAGGCGCGCAGGAACTCACGCTCAGGGACGACATCGAAAGTGACGTCGAACTCCTCAAGTTCACACCCGGTATGGGTGTCGAAGCACTCGATCTCGCCGAGGGGAAGGCGGGGCTCGTCATCGAAGGAACCGGGCTGGGACACGTCCATTCCGACTGGGCGGACCGAGTCGAGGAACTGGTCGAAAGCGGAACGACCGTCGTCATGACGAGTCAATGTATCGAAGGCCGCGTCTGTGACCGCGTGTACGACACCGGACGTGACCTCCTCGACGCTGGTATCGTAGAGGGTGAAGATATGCTACCAGGCACTGCGAAGGTGAAACTGATGTGGGTTCTGGCGAACAGCGACGACCCCGTGACCACGATGCAAGAACCCATCGCGGGAGAGATTTCCGAACGGTCAGTGCCATGGGAGTGA
- a CDS encoding GNAT family N-acetyltransferase: protein MGVTEIELRKATHDDYDGVIAFTEDTWADRDGDDYIPRVYHDWIDGDDRHTIVADAGDEIAGIVQAVMLSDWEAWGQGMRVNPNFREQGVASRMTDKLFGWARDRGATVFRNMVFSWNVAGLGSSRAAGYDPVTEFRWAHPEPDTDVRSELSVTDDANAAWKFWTGSDVRTHLQGLALDFDESWALSELTREDLRRSAENDELLVIQDDGVQGFSTVSREWEWENDDGEPETWVEYAVGAWGDTESARALFTEIARDAGERGAKKARVLIPETVRFVSDTAYCRVEISDDPDFVMGADLTE from the coding sequence ATGGGAGTGACCGAGATAGAACTCAGAAAAGCCACTCACGACGATTACGACGGAGTCATCGCGTTCACCGAGGACACGTGGGCAGACCGCGACGGCGACGACTACATCCCGCGAGTATATCACGATTGGATAGACGGCGATGATCGACACACCATCGTCGCGGACGCTGGCGACGAAATCGCAGGAATCGTACAGGCGGTTATGCTTTCGGACTGGGAAGCTTGGGGACAAGGTATGCGTGTCAACCCGAACTTCCGCGAACAGGGTGTCGCAAGCCGCATGACCGACAAACTGTTCGGCTGGGCACGCGACCGCGGGGCGACCGTCTTCCGAAACATGGTGTTTTCGTGGAACGTCGCCGGACTCGGGTCGTCGCGCGCCGCCGGATACGATCCGGTCACCGAATTTCGGTGGGCGCATCCCGAACCCGACACCGACGTGCGCTCCGAGCTGTCCGTTACTGACGACGCGAACGCAGCGTGGAAGTTCTGGACCGGAAGCGACGTTCGGACACATCTACAGGGTCTCGCGCTCGATTTCGATGAGTCATGGGCGCTCTCGGAACTCACACGTGAAGACCTTCGTCGAAGCGCCGAAAACGACGAACTGCTCGTCATCCAGGACGACGGCGTGCAGGGGTTTTCGACCGTCTCCCGGGAGTGGGAGTGGGAAAACGACGATGGCGAACCCGAAACGTGGGTCGAATACGCAGTCGGTGCGTGGGGGGACACCGAGTCCGCACGAGCGCTGTTCACCGAAATCGCACGTGATGCCGGAGAACGGGGCGCGAAAAAGGCGCGAGTGCTGATTCCCGAGACGGTTCGATTCGTCAGTGACACCGCCTACTGTCGAGTGGAAATTTCGGACGACCCTGATTTCGTGATGGGCGCGGATTTGACCGAGTAG
- the surE gene encoding 5'/3'-nucleotidase SurE, producing the protein MNVLVTNDDGVDAPGIDALYNELSVVADVTVVAPADNQSGAGRTNSHKVAVDNHERGLVVHGTPCDCVAVGLQTLDPTPDLVVSGCNAGPNFGAHKLDRSGTVGAAKEAVYLGVPGIAISAYDPIRGGQREFEREDFALPSRIARYLVENADSIGSGTYLNVNVPTVERTVPIQITRPTRDFGVRIERDKNDDGFAVVDQFYDPLRGDRPEELDDPKGTDRRALADGEISISPLGVGHERKRSDDLSKLADAFR; encoded by the coding sequence GTGAACGTCCTCGTAACGAACGACGACGGCGTCGATGCACCCGGCATCGACGCGCTCTACAATGAACTCTCGGTAGTTGCCGACGTGACCGTCGTTGCACCGGCGGACAACCAGAGTGGTGCCGGACGGACGAACTCACACAAAGTCGCGGTGGATAACCACGAACGCGGACTCGTCGTCCACGGAACCCCCTGTGATTGCGTCGCGGTCGGTCTGCAAACTCTCGACCCGACACCTGACCTCGTCGTTTCGGGCTGTAACGCTGGACCCAACTTCGGCGCGCACAAACTCGACCGCTCCGGGACGGTTGGGGCCGCCAAGGAAGCAGTCTACCTGGGTGTGCCCGGAATCGCAATCTCGGCCTACGACCCGATAAGGGGCGGGCAACGCGAGTTCGAACGCGAGGATTTCGCCCTGCCGTCACGGATCGCACGTTATCTGGTCGAAAACGCCGATTCCATCGGCTCGGGCACTTACCTGAACGTCAACGTGCCGACTGTCGAGCGGACGGTACCGATTCAAATTACCAGACCGACGAGGGACTTCGGCGTCCGAATCGAGCGGGACAAAAACGACGATGGATTTGCAGTTGTCGATCAGTTTTACGACCCGCTTCGCGGAGACCGCCCGGAGGAGTTGGACGACCCGAAAGGCACCGACCGCCGGGCACTCGCCGATGGAGAAATCAGTATCTCGCCGCTTGGGGTGGGCCACGAACGAAAACGAAGCGACGACCTGTCGAAACTCGCTGACGCCTTTCGATAA
- a CDS encoding ubiquitin-like small modifier protein 1: protein MQWKLFADLAEIAGGKDVSVAAESGDTVGDALSALLEPRPELENRVLDDDGHLRDHINVLRNGTNVFTEAGLETELEPGDELALFPPVSGG from the coding sequence ATGCAGTGGAAACTCTTCGCGGACCTCGCGGAAATCGCGGGAGGAAAGGACGTATCGGTGGCCGCCGAGTCGGGCGACACCGTCGGGGACGCACTTTCGGCCCTCCTCGAACCGCGTCCGGAACTCGAAAATCGCGTCTTGGACGACGATGGCCACCTCCGCGACCACATCAACGTACTCCGAAACGGAACGAACGTGTTCACCGAAGCGGGATTGGAGACGGAACTCGAACCTGGCGACGAGCTCGCGCTCTTTCCGCCGGTGAGTGGTGGATAG
- a CDS encoding potassium channel family protein, translating to MDYSFPVAVLLGLYLGALTGVVPALVAWCLGFVFRYVTSVSLPGFAVVVLGVAIAGVQGGLLGLLDPTVVESPVVVVAVIVVMLATQYAHAKGDSMGASFPRRVGLRQLRDHRLSGDVIERVGRFGRVRVRTTGDVGDIDGYPPLTDDLRSAIRDGEWTFPADLPIAELESRLADRLRTEYDLADVSVEIDTGGKATVRAAPPEGSLSRRLPSNRRAVSVDSLVPTGIARGDEVALELGDDEVVGTVLSAKTEGNESEDDADEDPSSVSRAPTTTGGDGRVTVSVPKADASDLIGGIPTKLRVRSREIHPEFELVRLLRQAGKQWRRVQISPGSELEGMALGGLSVRDTYDVAVLGIEQANDWTVAPSGTTTLTAGDNLYVVGTRDSLRRFAEVVE from the coding sequence ATGGACTATTCGTTCCCGGTCGCTGTGCTCCTCGGGCTGTATCTCGGGGCGCTCACGGGGGTCGTTCCGGCGCTCGTCGCGTGGTGTCTCGGCTTCGTGTTCCGGTACGTGACGAGCGTTTCGCTCCCCGGATTCGCGGTCGTCGTCCTCGGCGTTGCCATCGCGGGTGTACAGGGTGGCTTGTTGGGTCTTCTCGACCCCACTGTCGTCGAATCGCCGGTGGTCGTCGTTGCAGTCATCGTCGTCATGTTGGCGACACAGTACGCTCACGCGAAGGGCGACTCCATGGGCGCATCGTTCCCCCGGCGGGTGGGTCTCCGTCAACTCCGGGACCATCGTCTCTCCGGCGATGTGATCGAACGAGTCGGCCGGTTCGGTCGGGTTCGTGTTCGGACGACGGGCGACGTCGGTGACATCGATGGTTATCCACCGCTTACCGATGACCTCAGGTCGGCGATCCGTGACGGCGAATGGACGTTTCCTGCAGATCTCCCCATCGCCGAGTTGGAATCTCGCTTGGCGGACCGACTTCGAACCGAGTACGACCTCGCCGACGTTTCCGTCGAGATCGACACGGGAGGAAAGGCGACAGTTCGTGCCGCACCTCCGGAAGGTTCGCTTTCCCGTCGCCTTCCTTCGAACCGTCGCGCGGTATCGGTCGATTCCCTCGTACCGACGGGAATCGCACGTGGTGACGAAGTCGCCCTCGAACTCGGTGACGACGAGGTTGTCGGGACGGTTCTTAGCGCGAAAACGGAAGGAAATGAGTCCGAGGACGACGCTGACGAAGATCCGAGCTCCGTTTCCCGCGCACCGACGACGACCGGTGGGGACGGCCGGGTGACGGTTTCGGTTCCGAAAGCCGACGCGAGCGACCTCATCGGCGGTATACCGACGAAACTTCGGGTGCGGTCGCGGGAGATTCACCCCGAATTCGAACTCGTCCGTTTACTCCGACAGGCGGGCAAGCAGTGGCGGCGGGTACAAATTTCCCCCGGAAGCGAGTTGGAAGGGATGGCGTTAGGTGGTCTCTCCGTTCGCGATACATACGATGTGGCGGTGTTAGGTATCGAGCAGGCAAACGACTGGACGGTCGCACCGTCCGGCACCACGACCCTCACTGCCGGGGATAACTTGTACGTGGTCGGAACACGCGATTCGCTCCGTCGATTCGCGGAGGTGGTCGAATGA
- a CDS encoding DUF7126 family protein has translation MEIHMGRVARGRFVSARIVVWLTIGVALLSIATGLVSTGLSGTGGNGGLFGGIIPDVVRTTTAYTSTIVGFLLLVAALGLRRGFRAAWYASTILVLIAAIHGILQSTPYSLLLVAGSLVTLPMLIRTRHRFEHPIEPTTTQIAAASAVVGAQLYGTIGAYTLRQYFDGIDGSNALFEAFYFTVVTASTVGYGDIQPTAPFAQAFGMTVIILGTGSFAAALGVLFVPMVENSFASALGRTTDTNIELMENHLLVLGYGHLLTEWIVDELANGTEYALVIDDEALVNELRSKNRTVIHGDPTDEELLERVGIERAQAVLVATDDDADDALTVLTARQLNPDVRIVAGATDHDNVKKFRRAGADIVVSPAFVGRMLVKAALGGEHVEELADQLAGDPLNQTLDDF, from the coding sequence ATGGAGATTCACATGGGGCGAGTGGCGCGGGGGAGATTCGTCTCCGCTCGTATCGTCGTCTGGTTAACCATCGGCGTCGCGTTGCTTTCGATAGCGACCGGTCTCGTCTCCACTGGTCTCAGCGGCACCGGAGGAAACGGCGGGTTGTTCGGCGGAATCATTCCCGACGTCGTTCGGACGACGACAGCATACACTAGCACCATCGTCGGCTTTCTCCTCCTCGTCGCAGCCCTCGGCCTCCGCCGTGGCTTTCGTGCGGCCTGGTACGCGAGTACGATATTGGTCCTCATCGCCGCGATACATGGAATACTTCAATCGACGCCGTACTCGCTCCTTCTCGTCGCCGGGTCGCTCGTCACCCTTCCGATGTTGATTCGGACTCGTCACCGGTTCGAACATCCGATCGAACCGACGACGACGCAAATCGCCGCCGCATCCGCCGTCGTCGGAGCACAATTGTACGGGACTATCGGTGCGTACACACTCCGGCAGTATTTCGACGGCATCGACGGCAGCAATGCCCTCTTCGAAGCCTTTTATTTCACCGTCGTGACGGCGAGCACCGTCGGGTATGGCGATATCCAACCGACGGCACCATTCGCACAAGCGTTCGGAATGACCGTCATCATCCTCGGAACCGGTAGTTTCGCGGCTGCACTGGGTGTTCTATTTGTGCCGATGGTGGAGAACAGTTTCGCAAGCGCCCTCGGTCGAACAACCGACACCAACATCGAACTCATGGAAAATCACCTACTCGTACTCGGATACGGCCACCTGCTTACGGAATGGATAGTCGATGAGCTCGCCAACGGAACCGAATACGCACTCGTCATCGACGACGAAGCGCTCGTCAACGAACTTCGGTCCAAAAACCGAACCGTCATCCATGGCGACCCTACCGACGAGGAGTTACTCGAACGGGTCGGCATCGAACGAGCACAGGCGGTGCTCGTCGCGACCGATGACGACGCCGACGACGCACTCACGGTGTTGACCGCTCGGCAGTTGAATCCCGACGTTCGAATCGTCGCCGGTGCGACCGACCACGACAACGTGAAGAAATTCCGCCGGGCAGGAGCCGATATCGTGGTCAGCCCCGCCTTCGTCGGACGGATGCTGGTGAAGGCGGCACTCGGCGGGGAACACGTCGAAGAACTGGCCGACCAGTTAGCGGGAGACCCCCTGAACCAAACGTTGGACGATTTCTGA
- a CDS encoding HPP family protein, with translation MLDDLRMRYHAALRRIRRFERREIQHFTQWVEHTRNLTRLTILVVAPIIIAVITWLSNTVNVVTFLLFPPLASGTYTLFADPEGKYASPTRFVGGMTAGALCGWVALTFSARYLYHVPPDSMTIHAGGAALGILLTVLVTWSLNVEQPTAFSSALLVLMFPFGEMGSFLSGFLYVAGIAVSSSIVAGVFVIWRREFYERRARYLYRSTKGDDHVLVPMRGEDAEEAAMFGAKLAAAHDAGKVVLIDVVDEHAIEKAERDIEASDGGNEPTLVNPESAELVSEGETAEAQAADVAADRLETQAHRIRTRMGVPCEVVVAGDGKTSAKTVLNTSREVNCDLIVTPYEEKHGALSPFVRGLFRGNVDAIAYRPAPDGTPRRRWKRVLVPIRRAGNTAHTMIDFARRLVGRSGSVSVCTCIDREAERRTAESTLADLVEAFSGVFETRVSRSSIEDFLAANDDHYDLMIIGASTDRSAASRFISPPTFERMHEIDCDVAVVHHG, from the coding sequence ATGCTTGATGACCTGCGTATGCGCTATCACGCGGCACTTCGGCGCATTCGCCGGTTCGAACGGCGGGAAATTCAGCATTTCACCCAGTGGGTCGAACACACTCGAAACCTCACTCGGCTCACGATACTGGTGGTCGCACCCATCATCATTGCGGTCATCACGTGGCTCTCGAACACGGTGAACGTCGTAACGTTCTTGCTCTTCCCCCCGCTTGCATCGGGGACGTACACCCTGTTCGCCGACCCGGAAGGGAAGTACGCTTCTCCCACTCGGTTCGTCGGCGGCATGACTGCGGGGGCGCTCTGTGGCTGGGTCGCACTGACGTTCTCCGCCAGATATCTGTATCACGTTCCGCCGGACTCGATGACGATTCACGCCGGAGGGGCGGCGCTTGGTATTCTCCTCACGGTGCTCGTGACGTGGTCGCTCAACGTCGAACAGCCGACCGCGTTTTCGTCCGCACTACTCGTCCTGATGTTTCCCTTTGGCGAAATGGGGAGTTTTCTTTCAGGGTTCCTGTACGTCGCCGGTATCGCAGTCTCTAGCAGTATCGTCGCTGGCGTGTTCGTCATCTGGCGACGGGAGTTCTACGAACGGCGGGCACGGTATCTCTATCGTTCGACGAAAGGCGACGACCACGTCCTCGTCCCGATGCGCGGCGAGGACGCCGAGGAAGCGGCCATGTTCGGTGCAAAACTGGCCGCGGCACACGACGCGGGCAAAGTCGTTCTCATCGACGTCGTGGACGAACACGCCATCGAGAAAGCGGAACGGGATATCGAGGCCTCCGACGGCGGGAACGAACCCACGCTCGTGAACCCGGAGTCCGCGGAACTCGTTTCTGAGGGGGAAACCGCCGAAGCACAGGCGGCGGATGTCGCCGCGGACCGCCTCGAAACGCAGGCACACCGAATCCGGACGCGGATGGGTGTTCCCTGTGAAGTCGTCGTCGCGGGAGACGGCAAAACGTCCGCGAAAACGGTTCTGAACACCTCTCGCGAAGTGAACTGTGACCTCATCGTCACCCCGTACGAGGAGAAACACGGCGCGCTCTCGCCGTTCGTCCGGGGACTGTTCCGCGGAAACGTGGACGCAATCGCATATCGGCCAGCCCCCGACGGAACGCCTCGTCGACGATGGAAGCGCGTTCTCGTCCCGATCCGACGAGCGGGCAACACCGCCCACACGATGATCGATTTCGCACGGCGACTGGTTGGGCGGTCGGGGTCGGTCAGTGTCTGTACCTGCATCGACCGTGAGGCGGAGCGCCGAACAGCCGAATCGACCCTCGCGGACCTCGTGGAGGCGTTCTCGGGCGTGTTCGAAACGCGCGTCTCGCGGAGCAGTATCGAGGATTTCCTCGCCGCGAACGACGACCACTACGACCTCATGATAATCGGCGCGAGCACCGACCGAAGCGCAGCATCGCGGTTCATCTCGCCGCCGACGTTCGAGCGAATGCACGAGATCGACTGTGACGTAGCGGTCGTGCATCACGGTTGA